Genomic window (Bradyrhizobium sp. 186):
TTCACACTACGGCGTTGCGTAGTCCCAAACATCAGGCGGCAGCTTGTCCTTGAGCGATGCATACATGGCGTCGCGGAACAGTTTCACCGCCGGATACGGTCGAAGGGCAATCGTGCGCTCCACTATCAGTCCCTGCTCGTTGTCCACGATGACCTCCAAGCTCTCGATCTTGTGGCCGTCCATGGTCCCCTCCCATCGCAAGAAGGTGGTACGCCCATCGAGCTTGAACTCGGCCGTATAGGCACCAGAACCACGCGTCGAGCTCGACTGGGCGAATATCGCCGCGATGACTTCACGCCCCTCGATCGGCCGTACCAGGATCGGGCTCTTGAATACGATGTTTTCGGCAAGGAGCGCGCTCACCTGGGCGGGTGTAGCGTTACCAGATTCCCGTAGTTTGCGTAAGGGATGCATTGTGACTCCTCCCATTGTGTGAAGGCGAGAAGGGCGTCGCCGACGCACCGACGTGCGGTTGATATAGCCGTAGACGTACGCGATGACAAAAAAAAGGACGTGGCGTTGATGCGGCGGATTCTGACGGTCTGCGTGACCGTTGTTGCCACCGTAAGGCGATTCTACACAGCCGCCTCGCGGGCAACAAGTCGGTTCGACGCAAAGCCTCATTTCGGCTTCAGCAAGGATGCCTGAACGCCGCTGCGAAATGCTTCATCGTCGGCCTACATGGGCGCTGCACGGAAATCATGTGTTTCCCGTCACTCGCAAAGCCGCTTAGCGGGTATTATTGCAGAATATGGGCGTGGCATATCGAGCCAGAGCGCGATGGAGAGCGCCGGCATTGCTGCTGCAAAAGTCTTTAGCGCGAAGACGAGGGCAGCATGTCGAACCCAGAATGGTGCAGAGTGATTTATGACGGCCTCCTGGCATCCGGCTCAACCGCTATGTTCTACCGCCAAGCAATGATGCGCGGTCGCCAACTCCACCCCTGTGTGGCGCGTGAGGGGCCCGACCGGGTTGGTCGTGGGTGGGACCGGGCATGTTGCCGAGACAAGGGGCCGACTTGACATCGCGGACCGCCAGTGTCCCGGCGTGACCGTCGAGATCGTCAAGCGGTTATTGGTGGACATTGATCTAACTCCGGTTCTTGTTCATCTGCTGTCGCATCGCAACAACTGTGAGAGCGTTCTGAATCGAGGGGCCTCGTCGTCGACGACTGGGTTTTGGAGTCGGCTTGAACGGCCATGCCTCAACGTCTCCGGTGCAGGGTTCCCTTGCATTCTTTTATATGACGCTGGTCATGTATATGGGCGCGCCACTCTATCCACGCTCCTCAGCCTTATCTTTGCGCCAGCTCAGGAATGTCAGTGCCCAGCCCACTGTTACAACCAGATTGACCGCAAGCAACGCAGGATCGCCATACAGCGAGTAAAGCACGAACAACGCCGCGATGATGAAGCCGCGCACAAACAGAGTCACCAGATAAACGCTAGACGCTTTATTGATGATCATCCCAGACGCGATAATCCCTAGCGAAAAAAGAAGTACCCCGAACATACGAAGGCCGAGGTCATCGTAGGCATGGTTGGTGAGCAACAAATTCATCGTCGTTTGCGGAACGAACATCAGCGCCACGCCAACCGGAAGCGTGTAGCCGACGAGGTAATACAAACTGAGCCGCGTCCTCGGTAATTCATGGCGTTTGGCGGACGTGTGGTCCCCAATGGTGGTGGATATTGCATTCATGGCCTTTCTCCTTTGGCTTGATCACGCGGGCTGCCCCGCTGGCAGGAGAGATGGAGAGGAAAGTCCGCCCCGCCACCTCATGAATTTTGGAAACAATCCTTCCGAAGTCTGAAGGGCCCCCGACGCTTTGGAGTCAGATCGACGCATCGTGGTAGCCAAGGTCCTGCCCAATCAAGCGAGATAGCCGGAAACGCCGTCCCACAGTAACTTCAATGCCGTCACGACCAGCAAGCCATAGCAGACTCGATAAATCTGACGCTGGTCCAGCGCGCCGTGAAACCGCCAACCCAGCCATACGCCCGCGGGAATGGCGAGCAGGCAAATCGCCATCAATGTCCAGACATCGGCGGTGGGTTTCACCAGCAGCAGCCACGGTACCGCCTTGGTCGCGTTGCCGACGGTGAAGAACAGACTGGTTGTTCCCGCGTAGATTTCCTTGCTGAGGCCGAGCGGCAGCAGATACATCGCAAGCGGCGGTCCGCCCGAATGCGCCACCATGGTGGTGATCCCCGATGCGAGGCCAGCGGTGATTGCCTTCGGCGTCGAACGCGGACGGATCATCGCCTCCGCACCTGCAACAAGCCACAGGCTGACAAAGATCAGGGTCGTCGCCGCCATCACAATCGAGATGGCTCGATGATCGAGGAAGCGGAACAAGAGATAGCCGATGCCGATGCCGGTCACGAGCCCCGGCAGGAGCCGCACAAGGTCCGGCTTCGACCACGTTGAGGGCTTCCAGTACAGCAGCGCGAACAGATCCATCGCGATGAACAAGGGCGCGAGCAGACCGCCGGCGGTGACCGGGTCCATCACGATCGACAACAACGGAATGCCGACGATGGAGAATCCACCACCGAAAGCTCCCTTCATGAAGCAGATCAGGAGAACGCCGGCAAAGGCGACCAGGATCGTGGAAACGGTCAGGTCCATGGGGGCCATCATCACATCCTCCCTTGGTCGGGAAGAGTGATGAAACCGTGGACCGCCGCTTCGATCTCAAAACGCGCGATGCCAATGTCCCGCAGTGCGCGGTCGTCGAGCCCGCGAAGGGTTGCAATGGCGGTGCGACGGACGAAATGGCGTGCGATCCAGTCGCAACAGGCGCTGAAAATCCGAGCGAATGGGTTCGCCCGCTTCGTGACCTCAGGCCGAACGATCGTTGCAAGGGTTGCAGACATCCTCGTCTCCAATGGTTGCTCCGGGGCAATGCGAGGCCGTCGGCGCAAGCGCTTGTCGCGCCGGCCGTGGCTCATTGACCTCAGAAATCTTCGTATCTTCCGGTACAATCTAGTTGATGTTGATGTAATGAACCGAGGCAATTCTCGGTGCAATCAAAACATTGAACTCGGTGCAATATATGTCGAAGTCCGAATATCTGAAGCTTGCTGACGCTATCGCCGCTGAGATAGCTGGCGGCACCCTCAAGCCGGGCGACCGCCTGCCGCCCCAACGCAATTCTGCCTACGAGCGCAAGATCGCGGTCTCGACGGCGGGTCGCGTCTACGCCGAGCTATTGCGCCGCGGGCTCGTCGTGGGCGAAGTAGGTAGGGACATCTTTATCTCGAGCGATGCCAGGCGCGGAGCGGCAGCGCCAAGCGAGCCGCGCGGCATCCGGATCGACCTTGAGTTCAATTACCCGATGCTTCCCGATCAGACCGCGCTCATCGCAAAGAGCCTGGACGGTCTGGAGAAACTTGCGGCGCTCGATGCCGCATTGAGGCAGGGGACCAGCGTCGGAACATCGGCGGTCCGAAACGTTGCAACCGCGTACCTATCGCAGGGAGCATGGTCCCCTGCCCCCGAACAACTCGTGTTCACCGGCAACGGACGGCAAAGCATTGCGGCCGCGCTCGCGGCAGTCGTTCCTACCGGCGGCCGCTGCGGCGTGGAGGCTTTGACCTACCCCTTTATCAAGGGGATCGCCGCCCGGCTGGGTATTTTGCTGGTGCCTCTGGCGATGGACGAAGGCGGCGTACGGCCTGACTCGGTGCAAAAGGCGCACCGTGAGGCCCATCTCTCGGCCATCTACATTCAGCCGGCTATCCACAATCCGTTGGGTATGACGATGACCTCGGCACGCCGGGCCGATCTCCTGCGCGTGGTCGAAAAGCTCAACCTTCCGATCATCGAGGACAACGTCTACGGCTTCCTCGACAATGAGCCGCCGCTTGCCGCGCTGGCGCCGGAGACTTGCATTGTCATCGACAGTCTCTCCAAGAAGGTCGCACCGGGCCTGACGCTGGGCTTCATCGTGCCGCCGCAGCGGCTACGTGAAAGCATGACGGCCTCGGTGCGTTCGGGCGGGTGGACCGCATCAGGATTTGCGTTTGCGGCTGCGCAGCGGATGATGGGCGACGGCACCATTGCCGAGCTTACAAGACTGAAGCGGCGCGCGTCAGAAGCTGGCAATCGATCGTCTTTCGAGCTTCGAAATCCAGACTAACGAAAAATGCTACCATCTCTGGCTGACGCTGCCGGCGCATTGGCGCTCGTAGACTTTCGTCGCGGCCGCAGCCAGACGCGACATTGCGTTGACACCCTCGACCACATTCGCCGTCTCGCCCGGCCATGCGCCGAACGCCGTGAGACTGGCGTTGGCGGCTCCGACGATGGATCAGCTCGATACCGGCCTGCGCACATTGGCCGCGATGCTGGACGCCAGGGAGGAGGATTTCGATTCGACGGAATGAGCGTCGCTGTCGCAATGCTTGTTCCGTATCCAACCGACTGACCGATCTAAGGTCCTTGTCTCCGGCGGACATCGTCCCTACGCAATGCCCGCACTACAACGCTGGTTCGCGGGCTATTTCAGCCTGACCGAAATCTCCTCCGTCTGGGCTTTCCGCAATTTGGAAGGGCTCTTTCCGATTTGAGCGCCTGTTGACGCACGGTCCTCGCCCCATCTCCCCATCGAGACGCCGCCAGAGCGCGGCACATTACAGGAGGCGAACATGGGCGAAGTTGTCCGATTTGTTTCAAAGGCCGAGCGCGAGCGACTCCACCTGATTCGAGAAGCCCGCGCGATGTACGACAGCGTTTTCCCGTCATCTCAATCGATCAACGCGCAGCGCGACAAGACGACAATAGCTCAGGTGGTCAACGGACCCGATGTGCGGCGCGGCGACGACGCCCCGCGTTGATCGACGCATCGCTATCTCTGCAGCCGCTGCACATTCAGTCGCAGCCCAAAGGAGACTACCATGTCAATCCGCAACATGCTTATCGCAACCGCATTCGCTTTTGTTTCTGTGACGACTGCCCATGCTGATGGCCTGCGTCCGATTGAGGCCAAGAGCATCGAGCTTGGAGGGATATCGGGCATCGCCTATTACACGGCCGAGCATGATGGATTTCATGTCGTCACGACTCTTGCGGACGGTAAGGCGGGAACGCCGATCCGCGTCGTGTCTGTTCTTGCGCCCGGTCAGCGCGTGGTCCTTTCGACGCCGCAGGCGGGCGCGCTCGAAATCAGTCGGGAGGGCGACAGCGTGCTCGTCCGCAAGGCGAACGCAATTTCGAACTGAATTTCGAGGTCAACCGGTGTCTTCGTTAGAAGGCATGAATTAAAGGAGCGACGCGCATGTCCACGATTCACCTCCATCTGACGACCACTGCAACGCCCGAGCAGTACATTGCCGGGCTCACCGACTTCGGGCCTGGACGCTCGAGGCTCTTTGGCAACAGCGCCGACGCGTACCTCAAGGTGCATCACAAAGGCCCCTCGCAGGCCGACGTCACGGAAGGCTCGAACGGCATCTGGGAACGCCTGCACTATGACTGGTCCAGCCTCGACCGCGTTGTCCTCACGACGATCGACTCCAATGTGCGGGGAGACGCATCAGGCCACACCTACACCTTCACGCGTCGGCCCGATGGTGCGACCGACATTGACGTCGCTGTCGTGCGCGACGGCAAGAATTTCAAGGGACGCCTGCTCGGCTTCGTACTAGGCACCATTGGCCGGCGCGTATTAGAGAGCGCGTTTGAACAATCGGTAAGGGCAATCGAGGCTCGAAGCAGTTCTTCGGTCAAGCGCGTTCGGCCTGGCGATCAGGCGTCTTTAGCCCCGCGAGGACCCGCTTTAGCCGTGGCGCCGCGAAATCAAGAAAGGCGCGCACCTTGATCGGCAGAAACCGATCGGCTGTGTACACCAGGTTGACCGGCAATGTGGACGGTTGGAACTCGTCCAGCAGAGTTATTAAAGCCCCGCACCTCAGTGCCGCGTGGAAGTGGTGTGCGAGGGCGATCGTAATTCCGATGCCCGAACATGCCGCGTCACAGGCGGCCTCGGCGTTACTGACAATAAGTCGCGGATGCATTGGCACGGCGACGGGCGTCTTGCCGACCACCAATGTCCAAACATCGGGCGACGCAATAGCCGGATAGCTGATGCAGTCGTGGCCGGCCAGATCATCTGGCGTGCGCGGTGTTCCGCGAGCTGCGAGGTAAGCAGGACTAGCGCAAACCACAGGCCGTGTCGTCCCCACCCTCACCGCAATCAGGTTGCTGTCCGGTAGCGTGCCAATGCGCAAGCCAACGTCGACCTGCTCTTGAAACAGGCTCAGCACAACATCAGTCAGGATCAAGTTGGTTTTGATATCAGGGTAGGTCTTGAGAAAGTCCGCCAGGATGGGGATGAGGTGAGTACGCCCAAGGCTAACCGGCGCCGTCACCGTCAGCTCGCCGGTTGGCGCGGTATATTCGCCAGACGCCATACGCTCGGCCTCGGTTACGTCCGCGAGGATGCGTTTGCAGGCAGCCAGATAGGAGCTGCCTGCATCAGTGAGCGCTAGCTGACGGCTCGACCGGTTAA
Coding sequences:
- a CDS encoding LysR family transcriptional regulator; amino-acid sequence: MDRLEAMSTFLAVVEAGSLSAAARQMKTPLTTVSRKVSELESHLRIKLFNRSSRQLALTDAGSSYLAACKRILADVTEAERMASGEYTAPTGELTVTAPVSLGRTHLIPILADFLKTYPDIKTNLILTDVVLSLFQEQVDVGLRIGTLPDSNLIAVRVGTTRPVVCASPAYLAARGTPRTPDDLAGHDCISYPAIASPDVWTLVVGKTPVAVPMHPRLIVSNAEAACDAACSGIGITIALAHHFHAALRCGALITLLDEFQPSTLPVNLVYTADRFLPIKVRAFLDFAAPRLKRVLAGLKTPDRQAERA
- a CDS encoding sulfite exporter TauE/SafE family protein encodes the protein MDLTVSTILVAFAGVLLICFMKGAFGGGFSIVGIPLLSIVMDPVTAGGLLAPLFIAMDLFALLYWKPSTWSKPDLVRLLPGLVTGIGIGYLLFRFLDHRAISIVMAATTLIFVSLWLVAGAEAMIRPRSTPKAITAGLASGITTMVAHSGGPPLAMYLLPLGLSKEIYAGTTSLFFTVGNATKAVPWLLLVKPTADVWTLMAICLLAIPAGVWLGWRFHGALDQRQIYRVCYGLLVVTALKLLWDGVSGYLA
- a CDS encoding DUF1127 domain-containing protein; its protein translation is MSHGRRDKRLRRRPRIAPEQPLETRMSATLATIVRPEVTKRANPFARIFSACCDWIARHFVRRTAIATLRGLDDRALRDIGIARFEIEAAVHGFITLPDQGRM